A segment of the Streptomyces sp. NBC_01235 genome:
CTTCAAGACCATCAACGACAGTCTCGGACACGCGGCCGGCGACCGGCTGCTCGTCGAGGTCGCCGACCGGCTGCAGTCCTGCGCGACGGCGCCCGGCGAGATGGTCGCGCGCCTCGGCGGCGACGAGTTCGTGGCGCTGACCACCGGCCCCGACACCCGCCACGAGGTCGACGAGCTCGCCGCACGCATCATGAACGCCCTGCTCGCGCCGGTCAGCATCGACGGCCGTGAGCTGACCGTGCGGGGCAGCATCGGCATCGTCGAGGGGCCGGCCGGGGAGCGCAGCGCGGCGGAGGTGCTGCGCAGCGCCGACATCACCATGTACCGGGCCAAGTCGGCGGGCGGCAACCGCTTCGAGCTCGCCGACCCGGAGGCCGACGCCCGCGCGATCACCCGGCACGGGCTGACCACGGCGCTTCCTGCGGCCCTCGAACGCGGCGAGTTCTTCATCGAGTACCAGCCGCTCGTCCACCTCGGCGACGGGAGTGTGCGCGGCGCGGAGGCCCTGGTGCGCTGGCTGCACCCGCAGCACGGGGTGCTCGGCCCCGACCGGTTCATCCCGCTCGCCGAGCACACCGGGCTGATCGTGCCGCTCGGCCGCTGGGTCCTTCAGGAGTCGGTCCGGCAGGCCGGCGAGTGGCGGGAGCGGCGCGGCGACACGGATCCCCTCCGCATCAACGTCAACCTCTCCCCGTGCCAGCTCACCCACCCCGGCCTGGTCCAGGACACCGTCGACATCCTGGAGCGCGCGGGCGTCGAGCCGGAGGCCCTGTGCCTGGAGGTGACGGAGTCGGCGCTGATCGGCGCCGACGACGACCTGCTCAAACCCCTGCGCCAACTCGCCGAGATGGGCGTCGACATCGCCCTCGACGACTTCGGCACCGGCTACTCCAACCTCGCCAACCTGCGCCGCCTCCCGGTGAACGTCCTCAAGCTGGACCGTTCCTTCACCCAGGGCATGCAGCAGTTCCCGGCGGACCCCGTCGACCTCAAGATCGTCGAGGGGATCGTTTCTCTTGCCCACAGCCTGAACCTCGCGGTCACGGTGGAGGGAGTGGAGACCGGCGCACAGGCCGAGCAGCTCCGCATACTGGGCTGCGACACGGCCCAGGGCTGGTACTACGCCCGCCCGGGCCCGCCGGACCGGCTCCACGAACTGGCCCTGGTGGACGCGACGGGGTGAGGGGGGCGGGGTGAGCGGGATGGCGGGGGCGGCGCACCTCGGTCGCGTCGCGTGGGCCCCGCCATCGGGCACCTGACTACAGCGCCGTCGGACGACGTCCCCGCCCGGCCGTCAGCCCGCTTCCCGTTCCTGTAGGGACCGCACGGTTCCGTCCTCCCCGGCCGCCTGCGCGACCGACGCGGCGGCACGGACGAGTGCGGCCGTGGCCGTCGAGCGGGACTGCTGCGGCCAGGCGATGGCCAGAGCCGCGGGCGGGGCGTCCGGCACCGGGCGGTAGACGACGCCCGGCCGGGGGTAGCGCATGGCGACGGAGGCGGGAAGCAGGGGCACGACACGGCCCAGGCCGACCAGGGTGAGGAGTTGGGCGAGATCGCGGCCCTGGCTGCGGATCTCGTGGAGGTACTGGTGCAGGTCGCCGGGGCGCAGGCCCAGGTCGGCGAGGGTCAGGCGGTCACGGGCGGCGAGCGGGTGGCTCGCGGCGAGGGCGGCGACGCGCGGCTCGGTGGTGAGCATCTCGGTGTCGAGGCCGGTGCGGTCGAACGGCTCGTACACCAGGGCGGCATCGGCCTCGCCGAGACGCAGCAGCCGGGGCTGCTCCTGCCATCCGCACAGGCGGACGGTGACCGGGACGGCCGCCGGCTCCTGCGCGTAGCGCGCGCACAGCGCCTCCAGCAGCCCCGCGTCGCCGTCGGCCTTCACGGCCAGCACCAGCTTCGGCTCCGGGGCGGCCGCCCGCCGGGCCCGTCGCCCGGCGGCCTCCAGCGCGTCCAGCGCCGTCCTGGCCTCGGACAGCAGCACGGTCCCCGCCGGGGTCAGCGCCACGCTGTGGGTGGTCCGCTCGAGCAGGGTGATGCCCAGCTCCGCCTCCAGCCGGCGGATCGCGCGGGACAGGGGCGGCGGGGAGATGCCGAGCCGTTCGGCCGCGCGGGTGAAGTTGAGCTCCTCGGCGACGGCGACGAAGTAGCGCAGCGGTCGGGACTCCATGGGCGGCCCCCTCGGTTCGGTATTGCTCTGAGGGTAACAACCGCGAGCCGATGGGTCCTTCAGTTCGGCCCGGCCGAAGGGCAGGCTCGACGACATCCCAACCACCTTCGCTCATGGAGCAGTTCATGATTGTCGTCACGACTCCGACCGGCCAGATCGGCCGCGAGGTCCTCGCCCGTCTGCTCGACGCCGGCCACGGCACGCCACCGGTCCGCGTGATCGTCCGCGACCCCGCCCGGCTCTTGCCGCAGACGCGCGAACGCGTGGAGGTCGTCCAGGGCTCCCATGCCGACCCGGCCGTCCTGAAGGAGGCGTGCGAGGGCGCCGACCAGGTGTTCTGGCTGGTGCCTCCGACGCCGGGAGCCGACAGCGTCGAAGGGCACTTCCACGCCTTCACCGAGGCGCTGTGCGAGGCGATCGGGACGCACGGCGTCGAACGGGTCGTGGGCGTCTCGACGCTCGGCCGAGGCATCGCGAGGAACGCCGGACAGCTCTCGGCGTCACTGGCCATGGACGAGGCGATCGCCGCGACGGGGGTGCACTACCGCGCGCTGTGCCCACCGGCCCTGATGGAGAACCTGCTGCGCCAGGTGGCCGCGTTCCGCGACGGGGACGAGTGGTCCGTGGCGCTCACGCAGGATCGCGTGCTGCGCACCTGCGCCACCCGGGACATCGGCGCCGCCGCGGCCCGGCTGCTCCTCGACGACTCCTGGACCGGGTCCGGCGACGTACCGCTGGTGGGCCCGGACGACCTGACCCCCGAGGGCATGGCGCGGGTCGTCTCGGAGGTACTGGACCGTCCTGTGCGCGTGCGGCAGATCAGCGGCGCCGACCTCAAGGCGACGGCGCTGCGCTTCGGCGCCTCCGAGGCCTGGGCGCAGGGCCTGGCCGACATGGTGGCCGCCCAGAACGGCCAGGGCCTCTACGGCGCCGCACAGCCCAGCACCCCTGACACCGCGCCCACGAGCTTCCGGCAGTGGTGCGAGGAGGTACTCAAGCCGGCCGTGCTGACCTGAGGCCGGCTGACCCGAGCCGAGCTCACCGCTCCAGCAGCATCCGCTGAAGTTCGCGCGCCGCCCGGGGCGGGGCGACATCGCTGCGGTGGGCGAGGGCGATCGTGCGGGACAGTCCGGGCCGGGCGAGCGGCGTGACCCGCAGCCCCCGGCCCGACCGGGCGGCCACCATCCGGGGGACGACGGCCACCCCGAGCCCGGCCCGCACGAACCCGAGCACCGCGTCCATCTCCCCGCCCTCCACCGCGAAGTCGGGCTCGAACCCCTCCGCCCGGCACGCGGCCACGGTGAGTTCCCGCAGGTCGTAACCGTGCCGGAACATCACCAGGCGTTCGCCCTCCAGATCGGCGATCCGTACGGCCCGCCGCCCGCCGCCCGGCTTGGACGCCTCGGGGGAGGACACCACGACCAGGTCCTCCCGCAGCAGTTCCACCGTCGTCAGCGCCGGGGACGGGGTCGGCAGCGGCAGGACGACCAGGGCGAGGTCCAGGGCGCCGCGGGCCAGCTCCCGGACGAGGTCGTGCGAGCCGCTCTCCTCGATCAGCAACCGGATGCCCGGGTAGCGGTCGTGGAAGGCGCGCAGCACGTCGGGCAGCAGACCGGTGCACAGGCTCGGCGTCGCCCCGAGCCGCACCCGGCCGCTGCGCAGCTGCACCAGCTCCTGCACCTCGTACCGCGCGGTCTCGGTGTCCGCCAGGATCCGCCGGGCCAGCGGCAGCAGCGCCTCGCCCGCGTCGGTGAGCGTGATGTTGCCGCGCGCCCGCAGGAACAGATCCGCGCCCAACTCCCGCTCCAGCGCCTTGATCTGCTGCGACAGCGAGGGCTGCGCGACATGCACGAGCTCGGCGGCCCGGGTGAAGTGCCGGGTCTCGGCGACCGCCACGAAGTACTGGAGCTGCTGGAACTGCATGCCGCAACCCTACGCCTCGATAGCCACGGCCTATGGAATCGAGGCGGACCATGTCTTGGACCGATGGGGCCGTCCGGCCCTAGCGTCTTGACCCATGGCTCTGGCAACGCGGACGGACCGACGGCCGTCCATGGCACGCACCGTGTGGGACTCCTCCGTCGGCAAGAAGACCGTGATGGCCGTCAGCGGCGTGATCATGCTGCTGTACCTGGTCGCCCACGTCATCGGCAACCTCAAGATCTTCTTCGGCCCGGAGGAGTTCAACCACTACGGGCACTGGCTGCGCACGGTCGGCGAACCGTTCATGCACTACGAGTGGACGCTCTGGCTGATCCGTGTGGTGCTGGTCGCCGCGGTCGCCGCCCACGCCGTCTCCGCGTACCAGCTCAGCCGCCGCGACATCAGGGCGCGGCCCAGCAAGTACGTGCACAAGAAGCCCCGGGCGAGCTACGCCACGCGCACCATGCGCTGGGGCGGGATCATCCTCGGCCTGTTCATCGTCTGGCACGTCCTGGACCTGACGACCGGCACCGTGCACAGCGGCGGATTCCAGGAGGGCCACCCGTACCAGAACGTCGTGGACACCTTCTCCACCTGGTACGGCAACGTCCTCTACATCGTCGCGATGCTCGCCCTCGGCCTGCACGTCCGGCACGGCTTCTGGAGCGCCGCCCAGACCCTCGGCGTCGGCAGCCGCACCCGTGACCGTGTGCTGAAGACCGTCGCCGACGTCCTCGCGCTGCTGCTCACGGCCGGCTTCATCGCCGTCCCCGTGGGCGTCATGACCGGAGTGGTGAGCTGAATGACTGACTTCGTGGACTACGAGACCGGCGAGCCCCTCGCCGACACCAAGGCTCCCGACGGCCCCGTCGCCGAGCGCTGGGACACGCGCCGTTTCGAGGCCAAGCTGGTCAACCCGGCGAACCGGCGCAAGCACACGGTGATCGTGGTGGGCACGGGACTCGCGGGCGGCTCCGCGGGGGCCACCCTCGCCGAACAGGGCTACCACGTGGTCCAGTTCTGCTACCAGGACTCCCCGCGCCGCGCCCACTCCATCGCCGCGCAGGGCGGCATCAACGCGGCCAAGAACTACCGCAACGACGGCGACTCCGTCCACCGTCTCTTCTACGACACCGTCAAGGGCGGCGACTTCCGCGCGCGGGAGTCCAACGTGCACCGGCTCGCGCAGATCTCCGTGGAGATCATCGACCAGTGCGTGGCGCAGGGCGTGCCCTTCGCCCGCGAGTACGGAGGCCTGCTCGACACCCGCTCCTTCGGCGGCGTCCAGGTGTCCCGTACGTTCTACGCCCGCGGCCAGACGGGCCAGCAGCTGCTGCTGGGCGCCTACCAGGCTCTCAGCAGGCAGATCGCCGCCGGCAACATCGAAATGCACCCGCGCACCGAGATGCTCGACCTGATCGTCGTCGACGGCCGGGCCCGCGGGATCGTGGCGCGGGACCTGGTCACCGGGCGCGTCGACACGTACTTCGCGGACGCGGTCGTACTGGCGAGCGGCGGTTACGGAAACGTCTTCTACCTGTCGACCAACGCCATGAACTCCAACGCCACCGCGATCTGGCGGGCGCACCGGCGTGGCGCGTACTTCGCCAACCCCTGTTTCACCCAGATCCACCCCACCTGCATCCCGCGCACCGGCGACCACCAGTCCAAGCTGACGCTGATGAGCGAGTCGCTGCGCAACGACGGCCGTATCTGGGTGCCGAAGGCGAAGGGCGACGACCGGCCGCCGAACCGGATCCCCGAGGACGAGCGCGACTACTACCTGGAGCGCATCTACCCGTCCTTCGGCAACCTGGTCCCGCGTGACATCGCCTCCCGCGCGGCGAAGAACGTCTGCGACGAGGGCAGGGGAGTGGGGCCGGGCGGACAGGGCGTGTACCTCGACTTCGCCGACGCCATCAGGCGGATGGGGCGGAAGGCCGTCGAGGCGAAGTACGGCAACCTCTTCGACATGTACCAGCGGATCACCGACGAGGATCCGTACGAGGTGCCGATGCGGATCTACCCGGCCGTGCACTACACGATGGGTGGCCTGTGGGTCGACTACGACCTGCAGACCACCGTCCCGGGCCTGTTCGCGATCGGTGAGGCCAACTTCTCCGACCACGGCGCGAACCGCCTCGGCGCCTCCGCGCTGATGCAGGGACTGGCCGACGGCTACTTCGTCCTGCCGGCCACCATCAACGACTACCTCGCCCGCAACCCGCACCAGGGCGAGGTGAGCGACGGACACCCCGTCGTGCAGGAGGTGCTGGCGGTTACCCAGGACCGGCTGAACCTGCTGCTGTCCGTCGACGGCGACCGCACCCCCGACTCCTTCCACCGCGAAGTCGGCGAACTCATGTGGGAGTTCTGCGGCATGGCCCGCACCGACAGCGGACTGCGCAAGGCCCTGGAGCGCATCCCGCAGATCCGCGAGGAGTTCTGGCGGCGTATCAAGGTGCCCGGCACCGGCGAGGAGTTCAACCAGTCGCTGGAGAAGGCCAACCGGGTCGTCGACTACCTGGAACTCGCCGAGCTGATGTGCCTCGACGCGCTGCACCGCGCCGAGTCCTGCGGCGGCCACTTCCGCGAGGAGTCCCAGACTCCGGACGGCGAAGCGGCCCGCCGGGACGAGGAGTTCGCGTACGCGGCCGCCTGGGAGTTCACCGGGACCGGCGAGGCCCCGACCCTGCACAAGGAAGACCTGGTCTTCGAGTACGTCCACCCCACCCAGCGGAGCTACGCATGAGGCTCACCCTGCGCGTCTGGCGGCAGCAGAACGCCGACGCCGACGGCGCCATGTCCACGTACGAGGTGGACGGCATCTCGCCCGACATGTCCTTCCTGGAGATGCTCGACACCCTCAACGAGGAACTCATCCTGCGCGGCGACGACCCGGTCGCCTTCGACCACGACTGCCGTGAGGGCATCTGTGGCGCGTGCAGCCTGGTGATCAACGGTGACGCGCACGGACCGGAACGCACCACCACCTGCCAGCTGCACATGCGGTCCTTCCGCGACGGCGACACGATCGACGTCGAGCCGTGGCGGGCCGCCGCCTTCCCGGTCGTCAAGGACCTGGTCGTCGACCGGAGCGCCTTCGACCGGATCATCCAGGCCGGCGGCTACGTCACCGCCCCGACCGGCTCCGCGCCCGAGGCCCACGCGACGCCGGTGCCGAAGCCGGACGCCGACTTCGCGTTCGAGCACGCGGAGTGCATCGGGTGCGGGGCGTGTGTGGCCGCGTGTCCCAACGGGGCGGCGATGCTGTTCACCTCCGCCAAGGTGAATCACCTGAACGTCCTGCCGCAGGGGGCGCCCGAGCGGGAGACGCGGGTGCTGGACATGGTGGCGCAGATGGACGAGGAGGGGTTCGGGGGGTGCACGCTGGCGGGGGAGTGCGCGACGGCTTGCCCGAAGGGCATCCCGCTGGTGTCCATCACCAGCATGAACAAGGAGTGGCTGCGGGCCACCCGGAAGGTCGCGAAGCGGTAGCGCCGCAGGGCCGGCGTGGCAGACATCAAAAGCGTTCGCCGACAAGGTGCGGACGGGCGGGACCGGGAGTGGTGCTCATCCCCGGTCCCGCCAGGCCCTCGCCCACCCGACACCGAACAGGCACGAGCGGCATGAATCGGGCGGGTCGTGCATACGGTCCGCCCGGTTCGCCGCTGTGGCTGTCGGCATGTCGCTTCTCTCCCCTCCCGCCCCAGGCACGGGCCGTGCCCCCGCCTCCGAAGCACCGCACGACCGGCCGGCGGCACGGGCCGGTGTGTGGCTGTGGCCGGCGCCGGCCACGCTCGCCGGGCCGGCCGCCGGGCGGCGACTCCCGGCATTCAGCAGCCGCACATCCACGGGTCCCGCGCCGGACACGCCGAGGCCAGCCGGCCGCGGAAGAAAGCAGGTGCAGATTCCCCATGCACTGTCCCCATGCTTTTCCGCTCGGCGCAGGAGACCTCCATGACCGCCATGCCCGTCTCGCCCCCCGCTCTCGCCGCCCCGCCCGGCGGTTCCGGCTACCTCGTGTCGCTCGCCCGCGACCAGCACGACGTCCGGGCCGCACAGCGGCTGCGTCACCAGGTGTTCGCCGGAGAGCTGGGCGCGCGCCTCGACGGCCCGGAACCGGGCCTGGACACCGACGCCTTCGACGCGTACTGCGACCACCTTCTCATCCGCGACAAGGGCACCGGCGAGGTGGTCGGCACCTACCGGCTGCTGCCGCCCGAGCGGGCCGCGGTCGCCGGACGGCTCTACTCCGAGGGCGAGTTCGACCTGAGCCCGCTCGACGCGCTCCGGCCCGGCCTGGTCGAGGTCGGCCGCTCGTGCGTGCACCCCGACCACCGCGACGGCGCCGTCATCGGCCTCATCTGGGCCGGGATAGCCCGCTACATGGTCGACCGCGGCCACGAGTGGCTGGCCGGCTGCTGCTCCATCCCGCTGGCCGACGGCGGCACCCTGGCGGCGGCGACCTGGGACCGGGTCCGCGAGAAGAACCTCGCCCCGCAGGAGTTCCGGGTACGGCCGCTGCTGCCCTGGACCCCGAACGGCACCGCCCCGGCCGCCCGCACCGAACTCCCGGCACTGCTGCGCGGCTATCTCCGCCTCGGCGCCTGGGTGTGCGGGGAGCCCGCCCACGACCCCGACTTCGGTGTCGCCGACCTGTACGTGCTGCTGTCGATGCGCCGGGTCAACCAGCGCTACCTG
Coding sequences within it:
- a CDS encoding succinate dehydrogenase; this translates as MARTVWDSSVGKKTVMAVSGVIMLLYLVAHVIGNLKIFFGPEEFNHYGHWLRTVGEPFMHYEWTLWLIRVVLVAAVAAHAVSAYQLSRRDIRARPSKYVHKKPRASYATRTMRWGGIILGLFIVWHVLDLTTGTVHSGGFQEGHPYQNVVDTFSTWYGNVLYIVAMLALGLHVRHGFWSAAQTLGVGSRTRDRVLKTVADVLALLLTAGFIAVPVGVMTGVVS
- a CDS encoding LysR family transcriptional regulator, whose translation is MQFQQLQYFVAVAETRHFTRAAELVHVAQPSLSQQIKALERELGADLFLRARGNITLTDAGEALLPLARRILADTETARYEVQELVQLRSGRVRLGATPSLCTGLLPDVLRAFHDRYPGIRLLIEESGSHDLVRELARGALDLALVVLPLPTPSPALTTVELLREDLVVVSSPEASKPGGGRRAVRIADLEGERLVMFRHGYDLRELTVAACRAEGFEPDFAVEGGEMDAVLGFVRAGLGVAVVPRMVAARSGRGLRVTPLARPGLSRTIALAHRSDVAPPRAARELQRMLLER
- a CDS encoding LysR family transcriptional regulator; the protein is MESRPLRYFVAVAEELNFTRAAERLGISPPPLSRAIRRLEAELGITLLERTTHSVALTPAGTVLLSEARTALDALEAAGRRARRAAAPEPKLVLAVKADGDAGLLEALCARYAQEPAAVPVTVRLCGWQEQPRLLRLGEADAALVYEPFDRTGLDTEMLTTEPRVAALAASHPLAARDRLTLADLGLRPGDLHQYLHEIRSQGRDLAQLLTLVGLGRVVPLLPASVAMRYPRPGVVYRPVPDAPPAALAIAWPQQSRSTATAALVRAAASVAQAAGEDGTVRSLQEREAG
- a CDS encoding succinate dehydrogenase/fumarate reductase iron-sulfur subunit, with the translated sequence MRLTLRVWRQQNADADGAMSTYEVDGISPDMSFLEMLDTLNEELILRGDDPVAFDHDCREGICGACSLVINGDAHGPERTTTCQLHMRSFRDGDTIDVEPWRAAAFPVVKDLVVDRSAFDRIIQAGGYVTAPTGSAPEAHATPVPKPDADFAFEHAECIGCGACVAACPNGAAMLFTSAKVNHLNVLPQGAPERETRVLDMVAQMDEEGFGGCTLAGECATACPKGIPLVSITSMNKEWLRATRKVAKR
- a CDS encoding GNAT family N-acetyltransferase, translated to MPVSPPALAAPPGGSGYLVSLARDQHDVRAAQRLRHQVFAGELGARLDGPEPGLDTDAFDAYCDHLLIRDKGTGEVVGTYRLLPPERAAVAGRLYSEGEFDLSPLDALRPGLVEVGRSCVHPDHRDGAVIGLIWAGIARYMVDRGHEWLAGCCSIPLADGGTLAAATWDRVREKNLAPQEFRVRPLLPWTPNGTAPAARTELPALLRGYLRLGAWVCGEPAHDPDFGVADLYVLLSMRRVNQRYLRHFLSLVPA
- a CDS encoding NAD(P)H-binding protein; its protein translation is MIVVTTPTGQIGREVLARLLDAGHGTPPVRVIVRDPARLLPQTRERVEVVQGSHADPAVLKEACEGADQVFWLVPPTPGADSVEGHFHAFTEALCEAIGTHGVERVVGVSTLGRGIARNAGQLSASLAMDEAIAATGVHYRALCPPALMENLLRQVAAFRDGDEWSVALTQDRVLRTCATRDIGAAAARLLLDDSWTGSGDVPLVGPDDLTPEGMARVVSEVLDRPVRVRQISGADLKATALRFGASEAWAQGLADMVAAQNGQGLYGAAQPSTPDTAPTSFRQWCEEVLKPAVLT
- a CDS encoding putative bifunctional diguanylate cyclase/phosphodiesterase, translating into MSAEPDGPEDRLRRFVTIWSRAVFPVTSTSLTRPELEEQLLPSARRLREALLERAFDADAGKAVGAALVDVHCTDPEALSRALDCVDAYLVLYCGEDGPQEDLRTRASRLQHAMAAGYAQALRERTLAEQEAIAQAALRAQGVVAQALHASEARFRAVFEGAAIGIGIADLEGNVLQVNGALLRMFGGSEKTLRGRRVQDLTHPEDAPQTWKLYDELVRGDREHYHTEKAFSRPDGTVLWTNLTVSLLRDADGNPQYQLALMEDTTERRLLNLRLRYEATHDALTGLPNRTLFFERLEKALGVGEGQRFGLCYLDLDGFKTINDSLGHAAGDRLLVEVADRLQSCATAPGEMVARLGGDEFVALTTGPDTRHEVDELAARIMNALLAPVSIDGRELTVRGSIGIVEGPAGERSAAEVLRSADITMYRAKSAGGNRFELADPEADARAITRHGLTTALPAALERGEFFIEYQPLVHLGDGSVRGAEALVRWLHPQHGVLGPDRFIPLAEHTGLIVPLGRWVLQESVRQAGEWRERRGDTDPLRINVNLSPCQLTHPGLVQDTVDILERAGVEPEALCLEVTESALIGADDDLLKPLRQLAEMGVDIALDDFGTGYSNLANLRRLPVNVLKLDRSFTQGMQQFPADPVDLKIVEGIVSLAHSLNLAVTVEGVETGAQAEQLRILGCDTAQGWYYARPGPPDRLHELALVDATG
- a CDS encoding fumarate reductase/succinate dehydrogenase flavoprotein subunit, with the translated sequence MTDFVDYETGEPLADTKAPDGPVAERWDTRRFEAKLVNPANRRKHTVIVVGTGLAGGSAGATLAEQGYHVVQFCYQDSPRRAHSIAAQGGINAAKNYRNDGDSVHRLFYDTVKGGDFRARESNVHRLAQISVEIIDQCVAQGVPFAREYGGLLDTRSFGGVQVSRTFYARGQTGQQLLLGAYQALSRQIAAGNIEMHPRTEMLDLIVVDGRARGIVARDLVTGRVDTYFADAVVLASGGYGNVFYLSTNAMNSNATAIWRAHRRGAYFANPCFTQIHPTCIPRTGDHQSKLTLMSESLRNDGRIWVPKAKGDDRPPNRIPEDERDYYLERIYPSFGNLVPRDIASRAAKNVCDEGRGVGPGGQGVYLDFADAIRRMGRKAVEAKYGNLFDMYQRITDEDPYEVPMRIYPAVHYTMGGLWVDYDLQTTVPGLFAIGEANFSDHGANRLGASALMQGLADGYFVLPATINDYLARNPHQGEVSDGHPVVQEVLAVTQDRLNLLLSVDGDRTPDSFHREVGELMWEFCGMARTDSGLRKALERIPQIREEFWRRIKVPGTGEEFNQSLEKANRVVDYLELAELMCLDALHRAESCGGHFREESQTPDGEAARRDEEFAYAAAWEFTGTGEAPTLHKEDLVFEYVHPTQRSYA